Proteins from a single region of Apium graveolens cultivar Ventura chromosome 7, ASM990537v1, whole genome shotgun sequence:
- the LOC141670586 gene encoding serine carboxypeptidase-like 40 yields the protein MAKNCLLVTALLLFLSLYLSLVHGHRKNQIEALKKLLRNSKSSHIDRTNFKPYLYIKDVKSISSVDEKQKDVIEYLPGQPPVEFVQYGGYVTVDQSAGRAFYYYFVEAEKDKESLPLLLWLNGGPGCSSLGYGAMQEVGPFRVYSDGKTLYKNVFAWNHAANVLFLESPAGVGFSYSNTSSDHLKYGDKSTAKDNYAFLLNWLERFPEYKNRDFYISGESYAGHYVPELAHTILYHNKNTNNTHINLKGIIIGNAVLNEETDSKGAYDYLESHALISDKTLTQVHKYCDFSPTATLSPDCDTAMGVCNDELSDIDPYNIYAPVCTDDRLTARPKKISYEIDPCNDDYTYAYLNRPEVQEALHANVTKLGYDWEPCSGTVQNLWSDRPFTVIDLLEEFMANSLRVWIYSGDVDSVVPVTSTKYSLNAMNLQVKTFWRPWLVHQQVGGYTEVYQGNLTFATVRGAGHEVPSYQPRRALALISHFLNGTPLPYKPPPEQTYH from the exons ATGGCGAAAAACTGTTTATTAGTCACCGCACTGCTTCTGTTCTTGTCTCTTTATCTTTCACTAGTTCACGGCCACAGGAAAAACCAGATTGAAGCACTAAAAAAATTGTTAAGAAATAGCAAATCCTCGCATATTGACAGGACCAACTTTAAGCCATATTTGTATATCAAAGATGTTAAATCTATTTCTAGTGTTGATGAGAAACAGAAGGACGTGATTGAATATTTGCCCGGACAGCCACCAGTTGAGTTTGTTCAGTATGGAGGATATGTTACGGTTGATCAATCTGCAGGTCGagctttttattattattttgttgAAGCTGAAAAAGATAAGGAGTCTTTGCCTCTTCTTCTTTGGCTTAATGGGG GCCCTGGTTGTTCTTCACTGGGCTATGGAGCAATGCAGGAGGTCGGACCATTCAGAGTGTATAGCGATGGCAAAACCCTATACAAGAATGTCTTTGCATGGAATCATG CCGCAAATGTTCTGTTTTTGGAATCACCAGCTGGTGTAGGATTTTCGTATTCGAATACATCATCGGACCATTTAAAGTATGGAGACAAGAGTACAGCTAAAGACAATTATGCTTTCTTGCTGAATTGGCTAGAAAGATTTCCAGAGTACAAAAACAGAGACTTTTACATCTCCGGGGAAAGCTATGCAGGCCATTATGTACCAGAGCTTGCTCATACTATTCTCTATCATAACAAAAATACCAACAACACTCATATTAATCTCAAGGGAATCATT ATTGGGAATGCAGTACTCAATGAGGAGACGGATAGCAAGGGGGCATACGATTACTTAGAAAGTCATGCTCTCATTTCGGATAAAACTTTGACTCAAGTACATAAATACTGCGACTTCTCTCCAACGGCTACTTTGAGTCCTGATTGTGACACTGCAATGGGTGTATGTAATGACGAGCTTTCTGATATTGATCCGTACAATATTTATGCTCCTGTTTGTACGGATGACAGGCTTACCGCGAGGCCTAAAAAGATTTCG TATGAGATCGATCCATGCAATGATGATTATACATACGCTTATTTAAATCGACCTGAAGTTCAAGAGGCTCTCCATGCCAATGTCACAAAACTTGGTTATGACTGGGAACCATgcag TGGTACTGTTCAGAATCTTTGGTCGGACAGACCATTTACAGTTATAGACCTCCTTGAAGAATTCATGGCTAATAGTCTTCGAGTATGGATTTACAG TGGCGACGTAGATAGTGTAGTACCAGTTACCTCCACCAAGTATTCACTCAATGCAATGAATCTCCAAGTTAAAACTTTTTGGCGTCCCTGGCTTGTCCATCAGCAG GTTGGAGGGTACACAGAAGTGTACCAAGGGAACTTGACATTTGCAACAGTTAGAGGAGCAGGGCATGAAGTGCCAAGCTATCAGCCAAGAAGAGCTCTTGCGCTTATAAGCCACTTCCTTAATGGAACCCCTCTGCCTTATAAACCACCACCAGAACAAACCTACCATTGA